Proteins encoded by one window of Halorubrum ruber:
- a CDS encoding Mrp/NBP35 family ATP-binding protein yields MTTTTISDADFRDRLRAVDDPALGTDIVSAGLVTDVTVDDGTAAVELALGAPHAPDEAAIADRVREVAADAGIDVELSANVPLFDAAESSVLPGVKNVIAVASGKGGVGKSTVAVNLAAGLADRGANVGLFDADVYGPNVPQMLGADAEPDVATVDGEERIEPPTAHGLELMSVGLLIDEDDPVVWRGPVAQNTLTDLFDDVSWGSLDYLVVDLPPGTGDVQLTVLQNLPVTGTVVVTTPQSVAVGDTRRGVQMFGEYRTNVLGVVENMSGFVCPSCGDTHEIFGEDGGRTLADAVDVPYLGSLPLDPAVRAGADDGEPIVFGDDGDTAAAFRELAATVANKVGVLRRHHRQRESEGPT; encoded by the coding sequence ATGACAACTACCACCATCTCAGACGCAGACTTCCGTGATCGCCTCCGCGCCGTCGACGACCCGGCGCTCGGGACGGACATCGTCAGCGCCGGCCTCGTCACCGACGTGACCGTCGACGACGGGACCGCCGCCGTCGAGCTCGCGCTCGGTGCGCCCCACGCGCCGGACGAGGCCGCCATCGCGGACCGCGTCCGCGAGGTCGCCGCCGACGCGGGGATCGACGTCGAGCTCTCGGCGAACGTGCCGCTGTTCGACGCCGCCGAGTCGTCGGTCCTGCCGGGCGTCAAGAACGTGATCGCCGTCGCCTCCGGGAAGGGCGGCGTCGGGAAGAGCACCGTCGCCGTCAACCTCGCCGCCGGCCTCGCGGACCGCGGGGCGAACGTCGGGCTGTTCGACGCCGACGTGTACGGCCCGAACGTCCCGCAGATGCTCGGCGCCGACGCCGAGCCGGACGTGGCGACCGTCGACGGCGAGGAGCGGATCGAGCCGCCGACCGCGCACGGGCTCGAACTGATGAGCGTCGGCCTGCTGATCGACGAGGACGACCCGGTCGTCTGGCGCGGCCCGGTCGCACAGAACACGCTCACCGACCTCTTCGACGACGTGTCGTGGGGGTCGCTCGACTACCTCGTCGTCGATCTGCCGCCGGGGACCGGCGACGTCCAACTGACGGTGCTTCAAAATCTCCCCGTCACTGGGACGGTCGTCGTCACGACCCCCCAGTCCGTCGCGGTGGGAGACACCCGCCGGGGCGTCCAGATGTTCGGGGAGTACCGGACCAACGTGTTGGGCGTCGTCGAGAACATGAGCGGGTTCGTCTGCCCCAGCTGCGGGGACACGCACGAGATCTTCGGCGAGGACGGCGGCCGGACGCTGGCCGACGCGGTCGACGTCCCGTACCTCGGATCGCTGCCGCTGGACCCGGCCGTCCGCGCGGGGGCCGACGACGGCGAGCCGATCGTGTTCGGTGACGACGGCGACACCGCGGCGGCGTTCCGGGAGTTGGCGGCGACGGTCGCGAACAAGGTCGGCGTCCTCCGGCGTCACCACCGACAGCGGGAGAGCGAGGGGCCGACCTGA
- a CDS encoding TorD/DmsD family molecular chaperone — MSETAHEDFDETATATARARLYGLLAATFDGEAETTAAAIDEGAFAAVAEAFPIDIETAPLRGDEYDADALKIGYDNLFVVPGSHYVPPFASAHAVDPSEEFESDSRYHTAGEAGELLGDPAADMAELYAVGGFSPERGDDIPDHVAACFEFMRALCEREAALRDGDGTESDLDAVRELQARTLSRLGWIDRFEEAVASRDTAEGVFAAIARLARTFTAWDAREVVDADAQPSENMTA; from the coding sequence ATGTCCGAAACCGCTCACGAGGACTTCGACGAGACGGCGACCGCAACGGCCCGCGCGCGGCTGTACGGGCTGCTGGCGGCGACCTTCGACGGCGAGGCCGAGACGACCGCGGCCGCGATCGACGAGGGAGCCTTCGCCGCCGTCGCCGAGGCGTTCCCGATCGACATCGAGACGGCGCCCCTGCGCGGCGACGAGTACGACGCGGACGCGCTGAAGATCGGGTACGACAACCTGTTCGTCGTGCCCGGGAGCCACTACGTCCCGCCGTTCGCGTCCGCCCACGCGGTCGACCCGAGCGAGGAGTTCGAGTCTGACTCGCGGTACCACACCGCCGGGGAGGCCGGCGAGCTGCTCGGAGACCCGGCCGCCGACATGGCTGAACTGTACGCCGTCGGCGGGTTCTCGCCCGAGCGGGGCGACGACATCCCCGATCACGTCGCCGCCTGCTTCGAGTTCATGCGCGCCCTCTGCGAGCGGGAGGCGGCGCTCCGCGACGGCGACGGAACCGAGTCGGACCTCGACGCGGTCCGCGAACTCCAGGCCCGGACGCTCTCGCGGCTGGGCTGGATCGACCGGTTCGAGGAGGCCGTCGCGAGCCGCGACACCGCGGAGGGCGTCTTCGCCGCGATCGCCCGGCTCGCGCGGACGTTCACCGCGTGGGACGCGCGAGAAGTCGTCGACGCCGACGCGCAGCCGTCCGAGAACATGACCGCGTAA